Proteins encoded in a region of the Variovorax sp. PAMC 28711 genome:
- a CDS encoding LysR substrate-binding domain-containing protein: protein METKWLEDFVSLAETRSFSRSAQLRHVTQPAFSRRIQALEGWAGTDLVDRTSYPTRLTPAGQTLYTQAIEMLQGLQSTRAMLRGHSAAAHDVIEFAVPHTLAFTFFPAWVTSLRAEFGPLKSRLIALNVHDAVLRLVEGSCDLLIAYQHPSQPLQLDANRYEMVSLGEEVVAPWVRPDADGAPRWRLPGRPGQPLPYLGYAPGAYLGRMVDQLLKTSKTAIHLDRVYETDMAEGLKAMALEGHGVAFLPHSAVRKEVKARKLVSALPPEIDSLEVTMEIRVYRELPPPAPAGKPARAKASEAASAEPKTAADALWAYLVAQQQGG from the coding sequence ATGGAAACCAAGTGGCTCGAAGATTTTGTCAGCCTCGCTGAAACCCGCAGCTTCAGTCGCTCCGCCCAACTCCGGCATGTGACCCAGCCCGCCTTCTCGCGCCGCATCCAGGCGCTCGAAGGTTGGGCGGGCACCGATCTGGTCGACCGCACTTCTTACCCGACGCGTCTCACGCCGGCGGGCCAAACGCTCTACACGCAGGCGATCGAAATGCTGCAGGGCCTTCAGAGCACGCGCGCCATGCTGCGCGGGCACTCGGCGGCAGCCCACGACGTGATCGAGTTCGCGGTGCCGCACACGCTCGCCTTCACGTTCTTCCCGGCCTGGGTCACGAGCCTGCGTGCGGAGTTTGGCCCGCTCAAGAGCCGTCTGATTGCGCTCAACGTGCACGACGCCGTGCTGCGGCTGGTCGAAGGCAGTTGCGATCTGCTCATCGCCTACCAGCATCCTTCGCAACCGCTGCAGCTCGATGCCAACCGCTACGAGATGGTGAGCCTGGGCGAAGAAGTCGTGGCGCCGTGGGTCAGGCCCGATGCCGATGGTGCGCCGCGCTGGCGGCTGCCGGGCAGGCCGGGCCAGCCGCTGCCGTATCTCGGCTACGCGCCGGGTGCTTATCTCGGGCGGATGGTCGACCAGTTGCTCAAGACCTCCAAGACCGCTATTCACCTCGACCGCGTGTACGAAACCGACATGGCCGAAGGCTTGAAGGCCATGGCCCTCGAAGGACACGGCGTCGCGTTCTTGCCGCACAGCGCGGTGCGCAAGGAAGTGAAGGCGCGCAAGCTGGTGAGCGCGTTGCCGCCGGAGATCGATTCGCTCGAAGTGACGATGGAAATCCGCGTCTACCGCGAACTGCCGCCGCCCGCGCCAGCCGGCAAGCCCGCGCGCGCCAAGGCCAGCGAGGCCGCGTCGGCCGAGCCGAAAACGGCGGCCGATGCGCTCTGGGCCTACCTGGTCGCGCAACAGCAGGGCGGGTGA
- a CDS encoding 2-hydroxyacid dehydrogenase: MPEKISLLVLNTLSREHLDVLAERYTLTYAPTAAQREAAITAHGATFRAVLTIGVLGLTAAEMDAMPALELVCCMGAGYEMVDLEAARARGIALANGQGTNDDCVADHAFGLVIASVRGFRTLDRLCREGVWRLEIPQPPNVSGKRLGILGLGTIGQKIAKRASGFDMAVGYHNRSAKDGVPHRYFDSVKALAEWCDILVCAAPGGAATKHIVNAEVLDALGPQGFLVNIGRGSVVDTDALAAALRSGGIAGAGLDVYESEPKRPEQLIDIDNLVITPHLAGWSPEATAASFARFLDNAEGHFAGRGVVTPI, from the coding sequence ATGCCCGAGAAGATTTCCCTGCTGGTGCTCAACACGCTCTCGCGTGAACACCTGGACGTGCTGGCCGAGCGCTACACGCTCACCTATGCACCGACCGCCGCCCAACGCGAGGCGGCCATCACGGCGCACGGCGCCACGTTCCGCGCCGTGCTGACCATCGGCGTGCTCGGCCTCACCGCCGCTGAAATGGACGCGATGCCCGCGCTGGAGCTCGTCTGCTGCATGGGCGCCGGCTACGAAATGGTCGACCTCGAAGCCGCACGCGCGCGCGGCATCGCGCTGGCGAACGGACAGGGCACCAACGACGATTGCGTGGCCGACCACGCATTCGGCCTGGTGATCGCATCGGTGCGCGGCTTCCGCACGCTCGACCGCCTGTGCCGCGAAGGTGTGTGGCGGCTCGAGATTCCGCAGCCGCCCAACGTGTCGGGCAAGCGGCTTGGCATCCTCGGTCTCGGCACCATCGGCCAGAAGATCGCCAAGCGCGCCTCGGGCTTCGACATGGCGGTCGGCTATCACAACCGCAGCGCGAAGGACGGTGTGCCGCATCGCTATTTCGACAGCGTGAAGGCACTCGCCGAGTGGTGCGACATCCTGGTCTGCGCTGCACCGGGCGGCGCGGCGACGAAGCACATCGTCAATGCCGAAGTGCTCGACGCGCTCGGCCCGCAGGGCTTTCTCGTGAACATCGGGCGTGGCAGCGTGGTCGACACCGACGCGCTGGCCGCCGCGCTGCGCAGCGGCGGCATCGCCGGGGCGGGGCTCGACGTGTACGAGAGCGAGCCCAAGCGGCCCGAGCAGCTCATCGACATCGACAACCTCGTCATCACGCCGCATCTTGCGGGCTGGTCGCCGGAGGCCACGGCCGCTTCGTTCGCACGCTTTCTAGACAACGCAGAAGGCCACTTCGCAGGCCGCGGCGTCGTCACGCCGATCTGA
- a CDS encoding ABCB family ABC transporter ATP-binding protein/permease produces MRRSGETLPSPSVTPSGTPERSDRSDWATLRRLFPYLWEYKWRVMAALVFMVGAKVANVGVPVLLKNLVDTMTPKPDVAQALLIVPISLLLAYGLLRFSTALFGELRELVFAKATEGAARSISLEVFRHLHALSLRFHLERQTGGMTRDIERGTRGVHSLISMSLYSIVPTIIELTLVLTILGVKFDSLFVWITGVALVIYIGFTVTVTEWRTQFRKTMNELDSVAQSRAVDSLLNYETVKYFNNEEFEAKRYDASLDRYRKAAIKSQRTLSLLNTGQQMLIAVSLVLMLWRATAGVVEGRMTLGDLVMVNAFMIQLYIPLNFLGVIYREIKQSLTDLDKMFVLMEKDREVRDAPEARPLAGTDATIRFEDVSFAYEPARPILKHVSFEIPAGKTVAVVGPSGSGKSTLARLLYRFYDVQQGRITIGGEDIREVTQASVRQAIGIVPQDTVLFNDTVQYNIAYGRPDATREEVEAAAKAARIHDFIAATPKGYETPVGERGLKLSGGEKQRVAIARTLLKNPPIVIFDEATSALDSANERAIQGELKSAAQNKTTLVIAHRLSTVVDAHEILVLEAGVIVERGTHAELLAAHGRYAQMWTLQKVEAAPVVL; encoded by the coding sequence ATGCGCCGCAGCGGCGAAACGCTCCCCTCTCCCTCCGTCACCCCCTCCGGCACCCCCGAGCGCAGCGACCGCTCCGACTGGGCCACGCTGCGCCGCCTTTTTCCGTACCTCTGGGAATACAAGTGGCGCGTGATGGCGGCGCTGGTCTTCATGGTCGGCGCCAAGGTCGCCAACGTCGGCGTGCCGGTGCTCCTGAAGAACCTCGTCGACACGATGACGCCCAAGCCCGACGTGGCGCAGGCGCTGCTCATCGTGCCGATCTCGCTGCTGCTCGCCTATGGCCTGTTGCGCTTTTCGACGGCGCTCTTCGGCGAACTGCGTGAGCTGGTCTTCGCCAAGGCGACGGAAGGTGCGGCGCGCAGCATTTCGCTCGAAGTGTTCCGGCACCTGCATGCGCTGAGCCTGCGCTTTCACCTCGAACGCCAGACCGGCGGCATGACGCGCGACATCGAGCGCGGCACACGCGGCGTGCATTCGCTGATCTCGATGTCGCTCTACAGCATCGTGCCGACGATCATCGAGCTCACGCTGGTGCTGACCATCCTGGGCGTCAAGTTCGATTCGCTCTTCGTGTGGATCACCGGCGTCGCGCTGGTCATCTACATCGGCTTCACCGTGACGGTGACCGAGTGGCGCACGCAGTTCCGCAAGACCATGAACGAACTCGATTCGGTGGCACAGAGCCGCGCGGTCGATTCGCTGCTGAACTACGAAACGGTCAAGTATTTCAACAACGAGGAGTTCGAGGCGAAGCGCTACGACGCGAGCCTCGATCGCTACCGCAAGGCCGCCATCAAGAGCCAGCGCACGCTGAGCCTGCTCAACACCGGGCAGCAGATGCTGATCGCGGTGAGCCTGGTGCTGATGCTGTGGCGCGCGACGGCCGGTGTGGTCGAAGGGCGCATGACGCTCGGCGACCTGGTGATGGTCAACGCCTTCATGATCCAGCTCTACATTCCGCTCAATTTCCTGGGGGTGATTTACCGCGAGATCAAGCAGAGCCTCACCGACCTCGACAAGATGTTCGTGCTGATGGAGAAGGACCGCGAAGTGCGCGACGCACCGGAGGCGCGGCCGCTCGCCGGCACCGACGCCACGATCCGCTTCGAGGACGTGAGCTTCGCCTACGAGCCCGCACGGCCGATCCTCAAGCATGTGAGTTTCGAGATCCCGGCCGGCAAGACGGTCGCGGTGGTCGGGCCGTCGGGCTCGGGCAAGTCGACGCTGGCGCGCCTGCTCTACCGGTTCTACGACGTGCAACAGGGCAGGATCACGATCGGCGGCGAGGACATCCGCGAAGTGACGCAGGCCAGCGTGCGCCAGGCCATCGGCATCGTGCCGCAGGACACGGTGCTCTTCAACGACACGGTGCAATACAACATCGCCTACGGCCGGCCCGACGCCACGCGCGAAGAGGTCGAAGCGGCCGCGAAAGCCGCGCGCATCCACGATTTCATCGCGGCCACGCCCAAAGGCTACGAGACGCCGGTCGGCGAGCGCGGACTGAAGCTCTCGGGCGGCGAAAAGCAACGCGTCGCCATCGCGCGCACCCTGCTCAAGAACCCGCCGATCGTGATCTTCGACGAGGCCACTTCGGCGCTCGATTCGGCCAACGAGCGCGCGATCCAGGGCGAGCTGAAGAGTGCTGCGCAGAACAAGACCACGCTGGTCATCGCGCACCGGCTGTCGACCGTGGTCGATGCGCACGAGATCCTGGTGCTGGAAGCCGGTGTGATCGTCGAGCGCGGCACGCACGCCGAACTGCTCGCCGCGCATGGTCGTTACGCGCAGATGTGGACATTGCAGAAGGTCGAGGCGGCGCCGGTCGTCCTCTAG
- a CDS encoding acyl-CoA thioesterase: protein MSDSSSAPSSSTAALAAATLKSLPADMELVLKVIPMPADCNANGDIFGGWVMAQCDLAGSVIPARYAKGRQATVAVNEFIFKQPVRLGDILSFYSKLVKIGRTSVTVTVEVFAERFRAQGEYIKVTQATFTYVAIDEQGRPREIVRD from the coding sequence ATGTCCGATTCTTCCAGTGCGCCTTCAAGCAGCACGGCCGCCCTCGCCGCCGCCACCCTCAAGAGTTTGCCCGCCGACATGGAGCTGGTGCTCAAGGTGATCCCGATGCCGGCCGACTGCAACGCCAACGGCGACATCTTCGGTGGCTGGGTCATGGCGCAGTGCGATCTGGCCGGCTCGGTGATTCCGGCGCGCTACGCCAAGGGCCGGCAGGCGACGGTCGCGGTCAACGAATTCATCTTCAAGCAGCCGGTGCGGCTCGGCGACATCCTGTCGTTCTATTCGAAGCTGGTGAAGATCGGGCGCACCTCGGTCACGGTGACGGTCGAGGTGTTCGCCGAACGCTTTCGCGCGCAGGGCGAGTACATCAAGGTGACACAGGCGACGTTCACCTATGTCGCCATCGACGAGCAGGGCCGGCCGCGCGAGATCGTGCGCGACTGA
- a CDS encoding RidA family protein, translating into MTQRDVVFPPGRQALYERNRYSPAVRSNGFLFVSGQVGSRPDGSPEPDLRAQVRLAFDNLNAILSAAGCTFGDVVDVTVFVVDPEQNFETIWQVVPDYWGDAPHPTLTGVGVTWLYGFKFEIKVIAKLPEVGSAG; encoded by the coding sequence ATGACCCAACGCGATGTCGTTTTTCCGCCTGGGCGCCAGGCCCTCTACGAGCGCAACCGGTATTCGCCGGCGGTTCGCTCGAACGGTTTTCTCTTCGTGTCGGGGCAGGTCGGCAGCCGGCCCGACGGCTCGCCTGAGCCCGATCTGCGGGCGCAGGTGCGGCTGGCGTTCGACAACCTCAACGCGATCCTCTCGGCGGCGGGGTGCACCTTCGGCGACGTGGTGGACGTCACCGTTTTCGTGGTCGATCCCGAGCAAAATTTCGAGACGATCTGGCAGGTGGTGCCCGACTACTGGGGCGACGCGCCGCACCCGACGCTGACCGGTGTCGGCGTGACCTGGCTCTACGGTTTCAAGTTCGAGATCAAGGTGATCGCCAAACTGCCCGAAGTCGGCTCGGCCGGTTAA
- a CDS encoding enoyl-CoA hydratase yields the protein MSDILVHTEAGVMTLTFNRVARKNSITGAMYDALTEALEQAAGDAAVRTVLIQGDPTIFSAGNDIGDFMAAAAAPAAPSESESPAIRFLRVIAAFPKPVVASVCGPAVGIGTTLLFHCDLVYAGDNAAFSMPFVNLGLVPEAASSMLAPAMFGYHRAAEALLLGEPFMAEAALEVGLVNRVVPPMECNGIAQTQARKLAAKPLSALIETKRLMKLSHQPAVLERIGVESVSFGNAMRSPAAKEAFTAFMEKRKPDFTTH from the coding sequence ATGAGCGACATCCTCGTCCACACCGAAGCCGGTGTGATGACCCTGACCTTCAACCGTGTCGCGCGCAAGAACTCGATCACCGGGGCGATGTACGACGCGCTCACCGAAGCGCTCGAACAGGCCGCGGGCGATGCCGCCGTGCGCACCGTGCTGATCCAGGGCGATCCGACCATCTTCAGCGCCGGCAACGACATCGGCGACTTCATGGCCGCCGCCGCGGCACCCGCGGCGCCGAGCGAAAGCGAATCGCCCGCCATCCGTTTCCTGCGCGTGATCGCGGCATTTCCGAAGCCAGTCGTCGCGAGTGTGTGCGGCCCGGCCGTCGGCATCGGCACCACGCTGCTGTTCCATTGCGACCTGGTCTATGCCGGCGACAACGCGGCGTTCTCGATGCCCTTCGTCAACCTCGGGCTGGTGCCCGAAGCGGCGTCCAGCATGCTGGCGCCAGCCATGTTCGGCTACCACCGCGCCGCCGAAGCCTTGCTGCTCGGTGAGCCCTTCATGGCAGAAGCCGCGCTCGAAGTCGGCCTGGTCAACCGCGTGGTGCCGCCGATGGAATGCAACGGCATCGCGCAGACGCAGGCGCGCAAGCTCGCCGCGAAACCGCTGTCGGCGCTGATCGAAACCAAACGCCTGATGAAGCTGTCGCACCAGCCGGCCGTGCTGGAGCGCATCGGCGTCGAGAGCGTGAGCTTCGGCAACGCGATGCGCTCGCCGGCCGCCAAGGAAGCCTTCACCGCCTTCATGGAAAAGCGCAAGCCGGACTTCACGACGCACTGA
- a CDS encoding 2-hydroxychromene-2-carboxylate isomerase — protein sequence MSQTIEFYFDFGSPAAYLAATQLPHIAADTGATLVWKPMLLGGVFQATGNHSPAEIKPKGPYMNTDLKRFARRYAVPFEHNPNFPVNTLLLMRGATGVQMQMPERFADYAKAVFDAMWVDAKNMNDAATVGSVLQAAGFDASALVALANAQATKDQLKATTTEAVERGVFGAPTMFVGDEMFWGQDRLDFVREALAA from the coding sequence ATGAGCCAAACCATCGAGTTCTATTTCGACTTCGGCAGCCCCGCCGCCTACCTGGCCGCGACGCAGCTGCCGCACATCGCCGCCGACACCGGCGCCACGCTGGTCTGGAAGCCGATGCTGCTCGGCGGCGTGTTTCAGGCCACGGGCAACCACTCCCCGGCCGAGATCAAGCCGAAGGGGCCGTACATGAACACGGATCTCAAGCGTTTCGCCAGGCGCTATGCGGTGCCCTTCGAACACAACCCGAACTTTCCGGTCAACACGCTGTTGCTGATGCGCGGCGCCACCGGCGTGCAGATGCAGATGCCCGAGCGCTTCGCCGACTACGCCAAGGCGGTGTTCGACGCCATGTGGGTCGATGCGAAAAACATGAACGATGCGGCCACCGTCGGCAGCGTGCTGCAGGCTGCGGGTTTCGATGCTTCTGCCCTCGTCGCGCTGGCCAATGCGCAGGCCACCAAGGACCAGCTCAAGGCGACGACCACCGAAGCCGTCGAACGCGGTGTGTTCGGCGCGCCGACCATGTTCGTCGGCGACGAGATGTTCTGGGGCCAGGACCGTCTCGATTTCGTGCGCGAGGCCCTCGCGGCCTGA
- a CDS encoding SDR family oxidoreductase, which yields MSAMQKTALIVGAGDATGGAIARRFAREGYIACVTRRSLDKLQPLVAQIEADGGTACAFACDARKEEEVVALVEEIETTIGPIEVMVFNIGANVPESILNETARKYFKVWEMACFSGFLNGREVAKRMVAREARKGTHKGTIIFTGATASLRGAANFGAFSGAKMALRALAQAMARELGPQGIHVAHVVVDGAIDTEFIRSNFPERYAMKAEDGILNPDHIADTYWMLHTQPRDAWTHELDIRPWSEKF from the coding sequence ATGAGCGCCATGCAAAAGACCGCCCTCATTGTCGGTGCCGGTGATGCCACCGGTGGTGCCATCGCACGCCGTTTCGCCCGCGAAGGCTATATCGCCTGCGTCACGCGCCGCAGCCTCGACAAGCTGCAGCCGCTGGTCGCACAGATCGAGGCCGACGGCGGCACGGCCTGCGCTTTCGCCTGCGACGCACGCAAGGAAGAAGAAGTCGTCGCGCTGGTCGAGGAGATCGAAACGACCATCGGGCCGATCGAGGTGATGGTGTTCAACATCGGCGCGAACGTGCCCGAGAGCATCCTCAACGAGACGGCGCGCAAGTACTTCAAGGTGTGGGAGATGGCCTGCTTTTCGGGCTTTCTCAATGGCCGCGAAGTGGCCAAGCGCATGGTGGCGCGCGAAGCACGGAAGGGCACGCACAAGGGCACGATCATCTTCACCGGCGCGACCGCATCGCTGCGCGGTGCCGCGAATTTCGGTGCGTTTTCCGGCGCCAAGATGGCGCTGCGCGCGCTCGCACAGGCGATGGCCCGCGAGCTCGGGCCGCAGGGCATTCACGTCGCGCACGTCGTGGTCGACGGCGCGATCGACACCGAATTCATCCGCAGCAATTTCCCGGAGCGTTACGCGATGAAAGCCGAAGACGGCATCCTGAACCCCGACCACATCGCCGACACTTACTGGATGCTGCACACCCAGCCGCGCGATGCCTGGACCCACGAGCTCGACATCCGCCCCTGGTCCGAAAAATTCTGA
- a CDS encoding acyl-CoA thioesterase translates to MTEHPFDQAIALAQSDIRAGQFTGATSPHYWNMVGPFGGTTAAVVLQSVLDHPDLLGLPIALTVNYAAALVAGPFEVLAIPVRTNRSTQHWTIQITQPDDGGAPQVNTTATVVTAARRETWGTNDLPMPSVPRPGEVARFSSGPAGVAWMGQYEMRPVSGVIPGTWDGSGDRSESIVWLRDAVPRALDFASLACLSDMFYPRIWLRRAKHVPAGTVSITTYFHAGVAELESVGTGYLLGRAVGQQFHNGFFDQSAQLWSEAGALLATSNQIVYFKE, encoded by the coding sequence GTGACAGAGCATCCCTTCGACCAGGCGATCGCGCTCGCGCAGAGCGACATCCGTGCCGGCCAGTTCACCGGCGCGACCAGTCCGCATTACTGGAACATGGTCGGGCCCTTCGGCGGCACCACGGCCGCGGTCGTGCTGCAGTCGGTGCTCGACCATCCGGACCTGCTGGGCCTGCCGATCGCGCTCACCGTCAACTACGCGGCCGCCCTCGTGGCGGGCCCGTTCGAGGTGCTGGCCATCCCGGTGCGCACCAACCGGTCGACGCAACACTGGACGATCCAGATCACGCAGCCCGACGACGGCGGCGCGCCGCAGGTGAACACCACCGCGACCGTCGTCACGGCGGCGCGCCGCGAGACCTGGGGCACCAACGACTTGCCGATGCCGTCGGTGCCCAGGCCGGGCGAGGTCGCGCGCTTCAGCAGCGGACCGGCCGGGGTCGCCTGGATGGGCCAGTACGAGATGCGGCCGGTCAGCGGCGTGATTCCGGGCACATGGGACGGCAGCGGCGACCGGAGCGAGTCGATCGTGTGGTTGCGCGACGCGGTGCCGCGCGCACTCGACTTCGCGTCGCTCGCCTGCCTGAGCGACATGTTCTATCCGCGCATCTGGTTGCGTCGCGCCAAGCATGTGCCCGCGGGCACGGTGTCGATCACGACGTACTTTCATGCCGGCGTGGCGGAACTCGAATCGGTCGGCACTGGTTATCTCCTCGGACGCGCGGTCGGGCAACAGTTCCACAACGGCTTCTTCGACCAGAGCGCGCAGCTCTGGAGCGAAGCTGGCGCGCTGCTCGCGACTTCGAACCAGATCGTCTACTTCAAGGAATGA
- a CDS encoding acetyl-CoA C-acyltransferase, which yields MSKQVQDAYIVSATRTPIGKSHRGFFRNYRPDDLLATTLRAALAAVPNLDPKAIEDIICGCAIPESQQGLNVARIGAVLAGLPNSIGGITVNRFCASGLSAVQMAADRIRVGEADVMIAAGVESMSMVPMMGNAPSLSPSIFEREGDVGIAYGMGLTAEKVAQQWKVSREAQDAFALASHQKALAAQQAGEFADEITPIEVTDRTPNLETGESIAKTRVVSLDEGARPDTSLEGLARLRTVFAARGTVTAGNSSQTSDGAGALILASEKACKQYDLTPLARFVSFASKGVPPHIMGIGPIEAIPAALRYAGLKHEDIDWFELNEAFAAQSLAVIHTLGLDPSKVNPMGGAIALGHPLGATGAIRSATVVHALRRKNLKYGMVTMCVGMGQGAAGIFERV from the coding sequence ATGAGCAAACAAGTCCAGGACGCCTACATCGTCTCCGCCACGCGCACGCCGATCGGCAAGTCGCATCGCGGGTTCTTTCGCAACTACCGGCCGGACGATCTGCTCGCGACCACGCTGCGCGCTGCACTAGCGGCAGTACCAAACCTCGATCCGAAGGCCATCGAAGACATCATCTGCGGCTGCGCGATTCCCGAATCGCAGCAGGGCCTCAACGTCGCGCGCATCGGCGCGGTGCTCGCGGGGTTGCCCAACAGCATCGGCGGCATCACGGTCAACCGCTTTTGCGCCTCGGGCCTGTCGGCGGTGCAGATGGCGGCCGACCGCATCCGCGTGGGCGAGGCGGACGTGATGATCGCCGCCGGTGTCGAGAGCATGAGCATGGTGCCGATGATGGGCAACGCGCCGTCGCTGTCGCCCTCCATCTTCGAGCGCGAAGGGGATGTGGGCATCGCCTACGGCATGGGCCTCACGGCCGAGAAGGTCGCGCAGCAATGGAAGGTGAGCCGCGAAGCGCAGGACGCGTTCGCGCTCGCGTCGCACCAGAAGGCGCTGGCCGCGCAACAGGCCGGCGAGTTCGCCGACGAGATCACACCGATCGAAGTGACCGATCGCACGCCGAACCTCGAGACCGGCGAATCGATCGCGAAGACGCGCGTCGTGAGCCTCGACGAAGGCGCACGGCCCGACACCAGCCTCGAAGGTCTCGCCCGGCTGCGCACCGTGTTCGCGGCGCGCGGCACCGTCACCGCGGGCAACAGCTCGCAGACCTCGGACGGCGCGGGTGCGTTGATCCTCGCGAGCGAGAAAGCCTGCAAGCAATACGACCTGACGCCGCTCGCGCGCTTCGTCAGTTTTGCCAGCAAGGGCGTGCCGCCGCACATCATGGGCATCGGGCCGATCGAGGCGATTCCGGCCGCGTTGCGCTATGCCGGCCTGAAGCACGAGGACATCGACTGGTTCGAACTGAACGAGGCGTTCGCCGCGCAGTCGCTGGCCGTCATCCACACGCTCGGCCTTGACCCGTCGAAGGTGAATCCGATGGGCGGCGCGATCGCGCTCGGCCATCCGCTCGGCGCGACCGGCGCTATCCGTTCCGCGACAGTGGTTCATGCCCTGCGGCGCAAGAATCTCAAGTACGGCATGGTGACCATGTGCGTCGGCATGGGGCAGGGCGCAGCGGGCATTTTCGAACGGGTTTGA